The window TTGTAACTTTGCCTCCTCAACGAAGTGAAAAGCCCAGGAGTTAATGGAGGGTCTGGCACCCTAAAAAATCAATGCATTCCTCTGTTTCCAGATATTCCAGCAAGCAGTATTAAAGAACTCCATGAAGAAACTATTGTTGTTTAATCCTTGAGCTGTCTTCATCAAGTTCAAATTCTGCTGGAATAAGAAGTTACTCTTATCAACAAGTTTAAATTCTGCATTTATCTTCCCTTGGAAGCTGCAAGTCTTCAACAAAGCTTCCAGGAAATTGAGTGATGAATGATTATTTGTGTTTTAAGTGGTCATAGGCTGATGAAATCATCTAATGCATGAGAGTGAGACAAGTGTCTTGTTTTGGTGCCTTATCTGTCCTAAGCAAatcattttatttatttatttttggatCAGCTGACTTACATAACTGCATCAGCTTGTATCTTGCTATAAAACCcccacacaaaaaaaatatgcaaaCTGGCTTATAGCTTTTGTTCCAATTTATTAGGTGGCTTCGGCAGTTATCTATTTGGGATGAGTGATAAAATAGCTAAGCAAGCAACAGAGGCTAAAGATGCTAATAATATAAAGGATCCACACCTTGGCTGGATGATAGGGTTCTTATTCCTTGTCAGTTTCATTGGGTTATTGGCACTTGTGCCCCTAAGAAAAGTATGTCTTCGATTTTTTTCCTCCACTATATTCTAAGTTACTGTATGCAAGGAAGCTTCGTTTTCATCTGCTGAACTATTGTTTCAGATTATGATTGTTGACTACAAACTGACTATCCAAGCGGCACAGCCACTGCATATCTCATCAATGGTTTTCACACACCTGAGGGTGCCAAGCTTGCAAAGTATATCTATACAGTTCTGCTTTTGGCAACTTTCAGCttgtgaaaaaaaaagttttcacCAACTGGTTCATGTCGAGCAACTCCATTTACAATGACAATGATACATTTCAGGAAGCAAGTAAAGACACTGGGCAAGTACTTCGCGTTTAGCTTTTTCTGGGGCTTTTTTCAGTGGTTCTACACCGCAGGGGATGACTGTGGATTCAAAAATTTCCCAACGTTGGGTCTTGAAGCTTATAAACACAGGTGAGAACTGTGACAGATACAGTACCAGTGGTGCCTTTAATATGCCCAGCATCTGAAATAGCTTATACTTTATATATCTGGTAAAACCATGAGAGAGATTGCAGATCTTCTATGTCGTTTCTTGTTATGTTGCAAAGGGAAAATGGTGGTTATTTATGTCAAGCATCTGTAGCTCAGTATTTCGATTTGCCTAATTGTTAATACCAAGGTATTGATCTTCCATGCTGAACTTGGCTTATTGTTTTTTCAGGTTCTTCTTTGACTTCTCTCCTACATATGTTGGAGTTGGCATGATCTGCCCATACATTGTGAATGTGTCTGTTCTGTTGGGCGGTATCCTTTCATGGGGTGTAATGTGGCCTCTCATTGCCAAGAAGGGGAGTTGGTACCCAGCTGACGCCGGAGACTCAAGTCTACATGGACTGCAGGCTTACAGGGTAAACATTCATCTTCTTATAGCTGGTCCTCTTTTGCCAAAGCTATATCACTCAGTGTTGCCTTGACAGAACACCAGTTTTTTGACCAAGAAATGTCTGCTGGTTCCTTGCTACTGCAGGTTTTTATTTCCATTGCTTTGATTCTTGGGGATGGTTTATACAACTTCATTAAGGTGCTGATCCGCACAATTGCAGGCTTCATAACAATGATTCAGCAAAATTCAAAAAGCATGCTTCCCGTTTCAGACATTGGCAGCTCCATGTCCACTACTGAAGCTGTATCCTTCGACGAAGAACGTCGCACTGAGCTTTTCCTGAAAGATCAAATTCCCAAGTCAGTTGCATATGGAGGCTATGTCGCAGTTGCTGCTATATCGATTGGCACTCTTCCTCAGATCTTCCCGCAGCTCAAGTGGTACTACATTTTGGTTGCCTATGTGGTGGCGCCTGTGCTGGCCTTCTGCAACGCCTACGGAAGTGGCCTCACTGACTGGTCTCTCGCCTCCACCTACGGCAAGCTTGCCATCTTCGTGTTCGGCGCTTGGGCTGGCCTCGCTCACGGTGGTGTGCTCGTCGGGCTCGCCACGTGTGGCGTCATGATGAGCATCGTGTCCACGGCCTCAGACCTGATGCAGGACTTTAAGACCGGGTACCTGACACTCGCGTCGCCGAGGTCTATGTTCATCAGCCAGGTGATCGGAACCGGGATGGGGTGCGTCATCGCACCTTGTGTCTTCTGGCTGTTCTACAAGGCGTTCGGCGACATCGGCGAGAGCGGAACTGAGTACCCGGCGCCCTACGCCATCGTGTACCGCAACATGGCCATCCTCGGCGTGGATGGCTTCGGCTCGCTGCCGAAGAACTGCCTCACCCTCTGCTACATCTTCTTCGCGGTGGCGATCGCCATCAACCTGGTGAGGGACCTGGTCCCGCATAAGGTGTCGAGGTTCATCCCGCTGCCGATGGCGATGGCTATCCCCTTCTACATCGGGTCCTACTTCGCCATCGACATGTTCCTGGGCAGCGCGATCCTCTTCGTGTGGTCGCGGCTGAACAAGGCAAAGGCGGACGCGTTCGGGCCCGCGGTCGCCTCGGGGCTGATCTGCGGGGACAGGATCTGGACCCTGCCGCAGTCCATTCTGGCTCTGGCTAAGGTGAACCCCCCAATTTGCATGAAGTTTTTGTCGAGAGCAACCAATGCCAAGGTGGACAGCTTCCTCGGATTGTCGTGATTTTAGGGAGAGCAACGGCAAGCAGCACGCCTCGGGCCTGTAATTATCGGCACAAAATGTATTCCCGCACTGCTTTGtagaaaagaaagaaatgtTTCAATGTGGAGTGCTCGCGTCTGGTTCCCGCAGTCTCCGCTGTCAAGAGGAAGAGCTTGTACTCCATGTCCCCTATGCTATGCCTTCTGAGCTCATTCATGACGTGATGTATTAacgtttttcttcaaaaaaaaaagatccttGTTTAGATGCTAAAAGTTTTGAGTGTAAAGTACCGTAGCACTTCCGTTTATATTGGATAATTATTGTCCCACCATAAGTTAACTAGACTCGAAAAaatcgtctcgcaaattataatcaaactgtgtaattagttattttgtttagctacatttaatacttcatgcatgtattcaaagattcgatgtgacggaaaatCTTATagagttttggaattttgagtaCATTTAAACAAGGCCTAGGCTTATATATCACATATCAGGTCTCGATTGGAATGCCATGCTTTTGTACTTTCCcaacaaaactttttgcaggaATTATAGTTCTGGTATTGCATACAGCCTTGTATGACTTGGGAGAGGCATTCATGGTGGTTTCGTGGTTGCCCATAACACATAAAATGTGCCACGGCAGAGAAACAAAACACGGGTGATTTACACAGGATTACTAGAGTAGCAAACACAGCAGATGCCCTGAACTCCTGAAGGGAGACCTAGCCTACTCACAGGATTATTACTCCATACATAGATAATTAATTGCAATAAGGGAACTGTACTTAGCTACACAACTTAACCAAGCTATTAAGCTGTTGGTTCCCTTATGAATATATGCAGGATACGCGAGGCAATCCTGCAGAGTGCTTACACTTCCTTGCTTGGAACTGGCTCTACGCCTACACGGAGCCTGACAGAGGGCTGGAACATGATCAACCATTCAGGGCAGACTTGTAATGGAGGTCATCGATCGTGTTATAAATGTTGCCAGCGTCAATATGTTCTTGGAAGACCTTCCTGTCAACAATATGTGAAACAGAAGCAAGATCGTGTTGTAACTCGTGATGCCGAATAAAAACAAGACATATTTTAACCGGAGTATTACAGTTAAGGGTTTCCTAAGTAAAAGGCATCAGACAATTTAATGGTACATTTTGTCTGTGCCGTGATAATATAGAGCAAGCCGAATAAATGAACATACAGAGTATTATGGTGAAAGTACCTGACCATGTCCTCTGGTAGTTTAAGACGCTCTATGACATATGCCTCAGTTATCCCATCCTCCCTGTCTCTGCAGATGACATCAGTCTATTTCTCAACCAGTATGGCAGTACGTTCTAATTACTTTCTtgcatgcagtaacaaaattgCTTTTGAAATTGGTACTTGGACACCAGCGATATAAGAAGTATAAACATTCAAAAGTTACTGAATAACAAAATTTATGCAAGTCTCATTCAAATCCAGAACACAAAATTAGTCTCAGATGGTGTTCATCAAATTCAGTGTCCACCAAAATGAGAACTCAAATTTCCTAAAGAACTAAATTTGTTATCCTTTGTTTTTCTCATTATTTCCAGGTCAAACCGAGGACCTTTTAAAGCTCTGCAGGCCTGGCACCCATTCCATGTTTACAATACTATGAGGTTTGTGGGACTATGCTATTCTTGAAGATGAATCATGCATGTGACATTTGTTTTATTTCACCACTGTGCAATTTCATGTGGTAGCTTTGAATAAAAGCAGAGGAAAATCTATGTCTCCCAATTTTGCTTCCTGGATGTACAGTATCATCTATAATAAGTAATAAGCTCAACATTAGCTTGCAATAACACCCAAACATTGATTCGATGTACGGATGAAATCATAGGGCGTTCTATTAATTGATTACTTAGGTAATGAATTTTCTGGAACAAGAAGCAAACCAATTCATGGTAAATGAAGCGATTGTGGTGTATCTCATTAATAAACCATCTTAGTCTGGACAAAGTGATATGTGATCTTGGCTGGATAGTATGCAAGCCAGGATATGTAGTTTCAATAGAGATTAGAGAATAGGAAACGGAATGCAGCACCTATAAAAATAGAGAGACTTTTTAAAGGATATCATCTAATAGATTTTTTCCCAATTAATTAGCTGATCCgaaagaaaaacataaagaTGCCCTTTAGAGCCTCAGCCACATATTCCAACTTGCTAACCAAATTGGTGTCAGACAATCCAATGTGTACAATGTACATATATTCTTCAGCAAGTGAACAATCTCACAATTTTCCTAACTATATACCACTATCTATGAGAACCCAGGAATTTTTCTCAATATGTATTCCATAATGAACCATATATTGTTAGGGGAAACTTAATTTTCAGTCACATTGTTCATTGCCCATACGTGAAGGTCGACCTCTTAACATTTTTATCAAAAGAATCAAATAAGATGTGACTGACAAGGTAGATCATCACACAATTATGTAGCTTCCTTCTAGCAAATGCACCATATTTGTGATAGTTCACATGTTAAATAAATATCCAAGGCATTCAGCAGCACACCAGCAGCAATAGTGGTTTATCTAAAGAATCAAATAAGATGTGACTCAGGTAGGTCATCACACGATTATGTAGCTTTTCTAGCAAATGCACCGTATATGTGTGTTCATTGTTTCATACATGTAAAATTAAATATTCAAGGCATTCAGCAGCACACCAGCAGCAATAGTGGGCAGAATCACCAATGATTAATTTACATGACTGCTGGATCATGAAAAACACACAAGTTCACTTACATTACAGCACAGAATCAGCTAGAGTTCACTTACATAATTGCTGGGTCATGAAAAACATTCATGATCAAGCTGGATACATCATTTTCAGCAATATTTCCTAATCCCGGGAATGATGTAGCCTGAGGAAATAAAGATGAAACATCAGATTAGAACCAGCAGATATTTGTAAAATAGCACACTTAAAAAAAGTACCTGAATATTGGGGGGCCGAACTTGGTTAACATGTACAGGGGTTGCTGTACTAGAATTTATTTGGGGCGGCGACCGTGACtacgataagaattaagaaaaaCATAAAATTCCGCCAAAGCTAGATAGTTTTTTGACAGTAATAAATTAAACTCCTAGAAGATGCAGGATCTTTAGTACCTTTGACCTGGTGAGTTCCAAATGCACATAAATGCAGTGCAGAAAGTGATGTGTTATATCATTGAAGTTTGTCACACGCCTGGAAAAAATCATATACGGTGAGATTACAAGAAGTGCAGCTGAAATAGCTTAACTGAGTTCACAAGGCAAGGTTAGCCTATCTCCTTAAAGTAAGGCCATTAGTGACCCTGAATTATCCAAAGAAATAATGTTATCAAATTTGCAGATATCATATGACAAACTTCCAGTATGATATAACGATACTCACAACATTAAATGTTCATTAAAACCGACATCAATAACCTAGACAGCTGGATGCAAGCTTAGTGCCAACAAAAGTTGTAATTTGCCACAGGACCAGCTTTTTGTTTAATGTCAAGTCGCTAACAAAAGCGAAATGGGATTTGGTACAGTAGCACAGTGAAAGAGATCAAATATTCTCTATCAAGACACTAACAGCAGACATCGGAAGTAAGCATCGCAAGTCATCATTATGCAAGGGAGACTAGTATAAAAAAGCTCACCGAACAGAGTAAGCTACCACATGGCGCTTTCCTTGAAAACCTTTCAAACCACCGTTGACAATGACATAGTTCCCATCACTTGTAAAACCAAAGCAAGGCAAAGTTATCAACTTTGCTGCATAGCAAACGTAATTATTTACGCATCACAATTAAGTAGCAATTCTTACTTGACATCAGCCATTTCCTTAGTGTCAGTAGACTCGTTTTCCCTTAGAAAAGGAATGCCAGTAAATTTATGGGACAATCCAAAAATCTGCTAAACATCAAAGACAATACAAAGCATCCTACCAtcgattcacatctatcttgccGGTACCATCATCAAGAGTGAATGCAACATCTGTGACCCGCTCAATCTTACCCAGCATGCGTCCAACAAGCCTAACCTGCAATTCAGAGTAAATACAACAGTTAAAATGACTTTGATATTCACCGACTAACCGCTCAATGCAAAACCATCTGAACTAGAtttcacccaaaaaaaaagaatattaaTAAATATTTGAAATAAATCGCATAAGAGGGAAGCATTTCATTTGAACTGACCATAGGCTATGTCCAAAGGGGTTATTTTTCAACAGAACAATATCAGATACAAGGAGTCATTTTTTCTTTCATAATGGATCTACTAATGAGCTAACATTCCGCCGATCTAGGCACCTCAAGCATCCGAAGAAACGAGCTTTACAAGCCTACCGTGGACCGCTGAAAGAGGCAAAATCCATACCGTGGACACTTCGACGCCGTTGATGGCGAAATTGGACTTGTCGTCGCTGGCCTGCGCCGCGTCCATGATCTGCTTCACGGTGAGCGGCAGCAGCGTCTGCGCGTTCCGGCCCTGCCCACCGCAACCGACCGAGAGCGCCCACGACGGTGTCAGGGGACGGAGGCCCAAATCCAGCGGAGCCAAAACAAACGGGAGATTGGGCCGGGTTGCCCGGGTTAGGACCGACCTTGgagacgctgccgccgccgctgctctccgGGACCGCGGTGGACTGCGAGGGCATGAATCCCCCACCGCCGAAGAGGGAGTTGGCGTTCGCGGCGccaccgccatcgccgccgtagTGCCCGCCTCCGCCGTACATCGCGCGCCTAAAGCCCTAAACCCTAGGGCTTGCCGAGGAACGAAAGACGGGAGGGGGTTCAAGGGGAGAAAGGGGACGGGTGGTGAGGGCGGGAGGAACGGTTTGGTTGGGCTTTGACCTTTGGTTGGTTTCGATTCGAGGCTTCACGGAGAGGAGAGGGCTGCGGCCTGCCGGAGAAGCTGCCGCTGACCCTGCGAGGCGGGTCTTTTATATTTGAGTAAATTGCATCATCCTCCAACAACTTGTTAGGTGGATGCAAATTGATTCAATAATTTATAAAATACTTAATTTAATGCAATATTTTGACAATTAGGTGCAGAtcggtccaacaacttgtaaaatgcccAAATTAATACAATAACTTGGCAAATAAGTGCATTTGcagtccaaacattacacgGCAATGTAACTAACCCAAAGtctcaataaagagtatattcatatTTAGACGTTGATACAAACTATTATTAACTTTTAGGAGCTTGGTACATATATTTTAATGCCT is drawn from Panicum virgatum strain AP13 chromosome 1N, P.virgatum_v5, whole genome shotgun sequence and contains these coding sequences:
- the LOC120656552 gene encoding replication protein A 32 kDa subunit B-like, with translation MYGGGGHYGGDGGGAANANSLFGGGGFMPSQSTAVPESSGGGSVSKGRNAQTLLPLTVKQIMDAAQASDDKSNFAINGVEVSTVRLVGRMLGKIERVTDVAFTLDDGTGKIDVNRWENESTDTKEMADVNDGNYVIVNGGLKGFQGKRHVVAYSVRRVTNFNDITHHFLHCIYVHLELTRSKSRSPPQINSSTATPVHVNQVRPPNIQATSFPGLGNIAENDVSSLIMNVFHDPAIIDREDGITEAYVIERLKLPEDMVRKVFQEHIDAGNIYNTIDDLHYKSALNG